A section of the Verrucomicrobiota bacterium genome encodes:
- a CDS encoding class I SAM-dependent RNA methyltransferase — MDTKENSSETSSAPKIKTGQEIDVEINDIGFGGRGVGRIDGVACFVPGVIEKEKVRVKIAKVKSRMMEAWLLEVLEPSPYRVEPPCPVFLKCGGCSYQHIDYPHQLQIKETQLREALRRLGGLSEPPVLPMIASPEPYGYRNRIAVHVRDGNVGFFAEGSNRVIPVKKCLIASPEVDLGFQDLLKERPRDGDYLIGEKKRYGGFRQVNNAVAEILKETVREAVRPSGEAAPIAGLLVDAYCGAGFFAHELQELFTKVIGIERSIASVAMASRQAAENEEYLAGDVELKLSEALGAGKPEETVLLLDPPSEGLAELAMEAILQNPPARIVYVSCNPATLARDAKRLAGNYRLVQVTPLDMFPQTAEIESVSVFKLIP; from the coding sequence ATGGACACTAAAGAAAACAGCTCCGAGACATCCTCTGCCCCAAAAATCAAAACGGGCCAGGAGATCGATGTGGAAATCAATGACATCGGCTTCGGCGGCAGGGGGGTCGGCCGGATCGATGGGGTGGCCTGTTTTGTGCCGGGTGTGATCGAGAAGGAAAAGGTCCGTGTCAAAATCGCCAAGGTGAAGTCACGCATGATGGAGGCCTGGCTGCTTGAAGTGCTTGAGCCCTCACCTTACCGGGTCGAGCCTCCGTGTCCTGTGTTCCTCAAATGCGGTGGTTGCTCCTACCAGCATATCGACTATCCCCATCAGCTGCAGATTAAGGAGACTCAGCTCCGCGAGGCCCTGCGCAGGCTTGGGGGCCTAAGCGAACCACCTGTACTGCCGATGATCGCATCGCCAGAGCCCTACGGCTACCGTAACCGGATCGCCGTCCATGTGCGTGACGGGAATGTTGGATTCTTTGCCGAGGGATCGAACCGCGTGATTCCGGTGAAGAAGTGTCTGATCGCTTCGCCCGAGGTTGATCTGGGATTCCAGGATCTGCTCAAGGAGCGCCCGCGTGACGGCGACTACCTTATCGGTGAGAAGAAGCGCTATGGGGGCTTTCGCCAGGTGAACAATGCCGTGGCTGAGATTCTGAAAGAGACAGTCCGGGAAGCCGTCAGACCTTCTGGCGAGGCCGCTCCGATCGCCGGATTGCTTGTGGATGCCTATTGCGGAGCCGGGTTCTTTGCCCATGAGTTGCAGGAGCTCTTCACGAAGGTGATCGGCATCGAGCGCTCGATCGCCTCGGTGGCGATGGCGAGCCGTCAGGCCGCCGAGAACGAGGAGTATCTGGCGGGTGATGTGGAGCTGAAGTTGAGTGAGGCGCTGGGAGCCGGCAAGCCTGAGGAGACCGTCCTCCTGCTGGATCCCCCCTCTGAGGGGCTTGCTGAATTGGCCATGGAAGCCATTTTGCAAAATCCTCCTGCGCGCATTGTCTATGTATCGTGTAATCCGGCAACGCTTGCCCGCGATGCCAAGCGACTGGCCGGCAACTATCGTCTCGTTCAGGTGACCCCGCTCGATATGTTTCCTCAGACGGCCGAGATTGAGTCGGTTTCCGTTTTTAAACTCATTCCATGA
- a CDS encoding aldo/keto reductase — translation MITRRFGRTGLEMPVLSCGGMRYQHSWNDKDAGGITPEGQANLEECIRKALASGINHIETARGYGTSEVQLGKILPRLPRGEMIIQTKVAPSSAADFRATFDQSMRNLQLGHVDLLSIHGINNRECWEETIRPGGALEAARQIIHEGRATFLGFSTHAPCDLIEEIVESDAFDYVNLHWYFMNRTNWSAVEAATRHDMGVFIISPTEKGGCMHQPSEKLSGLCSPYSPMVFNDLYCLMHPEVHTLSIGAARPSDFDEHLKILPLMEHKETWDRVREVAGRLEEEFQRANRFPIPARWDRDLPAFGEVPGEINLQEIVRLRALDRAFDMQTYGKLRYNLLGNGGHWFPGINAAEFDEAAIGEIGRKAGYPSLVNILHEAHDRFGDAPRKRLQQD, via the coding sequence ATGATCACCCGACGCTTCGGCCGGACCGGTCTCGAGATGCCCGTCCTCTCCTGCGGGGGGATGCGCTACCAGCACAGTTGGAACGACAAGGATGCCGGCGGGATCACGCCCGAGGGACAGGCCAACCTTGAGGAGTGCATCCGCAAGGCGCTCGCCTCCGGCATCAACCACATCGAGACCGCACGTGGCTACGGAACCTCGGAGGTCCAGTTGGGCAAAATCCTTCCCCGGCTCCCTCGTGGGGAAATGATCATCCAGACCAAGGTCGCCCCGTCCTCCGCCGCTGACTTTCGCGCGACCTTCGATCAGTCGATGCGCAACCTGCAGTTGGGACATGTTGACCTTCTCTCCATCCACGGGATCAACAACCGGGAGTGCTGGGAGGAGACAATCCGCCCCGGCGGGGCGCTCGAGGCAGCGCGGCAGATCATCCATGAGGGAAGGGCCACCTTCCTTGGTTTCTCGACGCACGCCCCGTGCGATCTCATCGAGGAGATCGTGGAGAGCGATGCCTTCGACTATGTAAACCTCCACTGGTATTTCATGAACCGCACCAACTGGAGTGCTGTCGAGGCGGCCACCAGGCATGACATGGGGGTCTTCATCATCAGCCCCACGGAGAAGGGGGGATGCATGCACCAACCCTCGGAGAAGCTCTCCGGGCTCTGCTCCCCCTACTCGCCGATGGTCTTCAACGACCTCTACTGCCTCATGCATCCCGAGGTCCACACGCTGAGCATCGGAGCCGCACGACCTTCGGATTTCGACGAGCATCTGAAGATCCTTCCTCTCATGGAACACAAGGAGACCTGGGATCGGGTCCGCGAAGTGGCGGGGCGCCTCGAGGAGGAGTTTCAGCGTGCCAATAGATTTCCCATTCCGGCGCGCTGGGATAGGGATCTGCCAGCCTTCGGGGAGGTGCCGGGCGAGATCAATCTTCAGGAGATCGTGAGACTTCGGGCGCTGGACCGGGCCTTCGACATGCAAACATACGGGAAGCTCCGCTACAACTTGCTCGGCAACGGCGGTCACTGGTTCCCCGGTATCAATGCCGCGGAGTTCGACGAGGCTGCGATCGGAGAGATCGGCAGGAAGGCCGGATACCCCTCGTTGGTAAACATCCTGCACGAAGCCCATGACCGCTTCGGTGATGCACCCCGAAAGCGGCTCCAGCAGGACTGA